One part of the Truepera radiovictrix DSM 17093 genome encodes these proteins:
- a CDS encoding Uma2 family endonuclease, which yields MGEAALKLKPLSSEDYLELEAASAVKHEFVDGQVYALAGATDRHNRIVTNLTGHLWLATRRGPCRVYSSDMKLRIATGPSERFYYPDVMVTCSESDTHDLYKVAPCLLAEVTSPSTAATDHREKLMAYQRLPELRDYLIVSAEERLVERYRRDPEEGWWYHEYREQATLTLPYLNLTLTLDDVYEGVL from the coding sequence ATGGGTGAGGCCGCACTGAAACTCAAACCGCTCTCGAGCGAGGACTATCTCGAGCTCGAGGCTGCGAGCGCCGTCAAGCACGAGTTTGTAGACGGCCAGGTGTATGCGCTTGCAGGGGCGACGGACCGGCACAACCGCATCGTCACCAACCTCACCGGGCACCTGTGGCTGGCGACCCGCCGGGGTCCTTGCCGGGTGTACTCGAGCGACATGAAATTGCGCATCGCTACGGGGCCGAGCGAACGCTTCTACTACCCCGATGTGATGGTCACGTGCAGCGAGAGCGACACCCACGACCTCTACAAGGTCGCCCCCTGTTTGCTCGCCGAGGTGACCTCGCCGAGCACCGCCGCGACCGACCACCGCGAGAAGTTGATGGCCTATCAGCGCCTCCCCGAGCTACGCGACTACCTCATCGTGAGCGCCGAGGAGCGCCTCGTCGAGCGCTACCGCCGCGACCCCGAGGAAGGTTGGTGGTACCACGAGTACCGCGAACAGGCGACGCTAACGCTCCCCTACCTCAACCTCACCCTGACGCTAGACGACGTCTACGAGGGCGTCCTCTAG
- the acnA gene encoding aconitate hydratase AcnA, protein MALTPKNTFGAKATLELGSSRLAYYRLDKLQELGLGDVAKLPFSIKVLLESLLRNENGYDVTEEDVKRLAAYDAKRPAEVEIPFKPARVILQDFTGVPAVVDLAALRSAMQRMGGDPQAINPQIPVDLVIDHSVQVDEYDSPFALANNAAIEFERNRERYEFLRWGQQAFRNFSVVPPASGIVHQVNLEYLAKGVQVGKQGDDEVIYPDSLVGTDSHTTMINGLGVVGWGVGGIEAEAVMLGQPIYMLTPEVIGFKLTGKLPEGSTATDLALVVTQMLRRHGVVGKFVEFYGSGLSSMSLPDRATIANMAPEYGATMGFFPVDDETLRYLRQTGRLDDEVEAVERYCKAQGLFRTDDTPDPVFQETLELDLGTVQPSLAGPKRPQDRVLLSDMKRAWREGLQAPPEKRGFGLRDAQLTKTATLRMKGQELRLKHGDVVIAAITSCTNTSNPSVMLAAGLLAKKAVEAGLEVKPYVKTSLAPGSKVVTEYLDDTGLTPYLEQLGFYTVGYGCTTCIGNSGPLPEPVVEAIHEGDLVAASVLSGNRNFEGRINPHVRANYLASPPLVVAYAIAGTVDIDLTTEPLGKGKDGRDVYLRDIWPSFKDITEGMNRAITPEVFKRMYEGIERSNEMWNQIPVKGGDLFEWDRESTYIQEPPFFEEMTMELTPIAPIEGARVLVKVGDSVTTDHISPAGAIGRDTPAGKYLIERGVDPKDFNSYGSRRGNDRVMTRGTFANIRLKNQMAPGTEGGYTTYLPTGEVMSIYDASLRYGETKTPTIVLAGSDYGMGSSRDWAAKGTFLLGVKAVIAESFERIHRSNLVGMGVLPLQYVEGQSAETLGLSGHEVFTIHVTDAVKPKERLTVTARRDDGSEVRFEVVCRLDTPVEVDYYRNGGILQTVLRGILQRQKAGAQA, encoded by the coding sequence ATGGCACTCACCCCCAAAAACACGTTCGGCGCCAAGGCCACCCTCGAGCTCGGCTCGAGCCGCTTGGCCTACTACCGCTTGGACAAGCTCCAGGAGCTGGGGCTCGGCGACGTCGCCAAGCTGCCGTTTTCCATCAAGGTGCTTTTGGAGTCGCTGCTGCGCAACGAAAACGGTTACGACGTCACCGAAGAGGACGTCAAACGGCTCGCCGCTTACGACGCCAAGCGGCCCGCCGAGGTCGAGATCCCCTTTAAACCCGCGCGCGTCATCCTGCAAGACTTTACGGGGGTGCCGGCGGTGGTGGACCTGGCCGCGCTGCGCAGCGCAATGCAGCGCATGGGCGGCGACCCGCAGGCGATCAACCCCCAGATCCCCGTCGATTTGGTCATCGACCACTCCGTGCAGGTCGACGAGTACGACTCCCCCTTTGCGCTCGCCAACAACGCCGCCATCGAGTTTGAACGCAACCGCGAGCGCTACGAGTTTCTGCGTTGGGGGCAGCAGGCGTTTCGCAACTTCAGCGTGGTGCCGCCCGCTTCGGGCATCGTGCACCAGGTCAACCTCGAGTACCTCGCCAAAGGCGTGCAGGTCGGCAAGCAGGGGGACGACGAGGTCATCTACCCCGACTCCTTGGTCGGTACCGACTCGCACACCACCATGATCAACGGCCTCGGCGTGGTCGGCTGGGGGGTCGGCGGGATCGAGGCCGAAGCGGTCATGCTCGGGCAGCCCATCTACATGCTCACCCCCGAGGTGATCGGTTTTAAGCTGACCGGCAAGCTCCCCGAAGGCTCGACCGCGACCGACCTCGCGCTGGTCGTGACGCAGATGCTGCGCCGGCACGGGGTGGTGGGCAAGTTCGTCGAGTTCTACGGCTCCGGCCTCTCCTCGATGAGCCTCCCCGACCGCGCCACGATCGCCAACATGGCCCCCGAGTACGGCGCTACCATGGGCTTCTTTCCGGTTGACGACGAGACCTTGCGCTACTTGCGCCAGACCGGCCGGCTAGACGACGAGGTCGAGGCGGTCGAACGCTACTGCAAAGCCCAGGGGCTCTTCCGCACCGACGACACCCCCGACCCCGTGTTCCAGGAGACCCTGGAGCTCGACCTCGGCACGGTGCAGCCCTCGCTCGCGGGCCCCAAACGCCCGCAGGACCGGGTGCTCTTAAGCGACATGAAGCGCGCGTGGCGCGAGGGGCTGCAGGCGCCGCCCGAAAAGCGCGGGTTTGGCCTCCGTGACGCGCAGCTCACCAAGACGGCGACGCTGCGCATGAAGGGCCAGGAGCTCAGGCTCAAGCACGGCGACGTGGTGATCGCCGCCATCACGAGCTGCACGAACACCTCCAACCCTTCGGTGATGCTGGCCGCCGGCTTGCTGGCGAAAAAGGCGGTCGAGGCGGGGCTCGAGGTCAAACCCTACGTCAAGACCTCGCTCGCGCCCGGCTCCAAGGTCGTCACCGAGTACCTCGACGACACCGGGTTGACCCCCTACTTGGAGCAGCTCGGCTTCTACACCGTCGGCTACGGCTGCACCACCTGCATCGGCAACTCGGGGCCGCTCCCTGAGCCCGTGGTCGAAGCCATTCACGAGGGCGACCTGGTCGCCGCTTCGGTGCTCTCGGGCAACCGCAACTTCGAGGGGCGCATCAACCCGCACGTGCGCGCCAACTACCTCGCCTCGCCGCCTCTGGTGGTCGCCTACGCGATCGCCGGCACGGTCGACATCGACCTCACCACCGAACCGCTCGGCAAGGGCAAAGACGGCCGCGACGTGTACCTGCGCGACATCTGGCCGAGCTTTAAAGACATCACCGAGGGTATGAACCGCGCGATCACCCCCGAGGTCTTTAAACGCATGTACGAGGGGATCGAGCGCTCCAACGAGATGTGGAACCAGATCCCCGTCAAGGGGGGCGACCTCTTCGAGTGGGACCGCGAGAGCACCTACATCCAAGAGCCGCCCTTTTTCGAGGAGATGACGATGGAGCTCACGCCGATCGCGCCTATCGAGGGCGCGCGGGTGCTGGTCAAAGTCGGTGACTCGGTCACCACCGACCACATCTCACCGGCGGGCGCCATCGGCCGCGACACCCCGGCGGGCAAGTACCTCATCGAACGTGGGGTCGACCCCAAGGACTTCAACTCGTACGGCTCACGGCGCGGCAACGACCGCGTGATGACGCGCGGGACGTTCGCCAACATCCGCCTTAAAAACCAGATGGCCCCCGGCACCGAGGGGGGTTACACCACCTACTTGCCCACCGGCGAGGTGATGAGCATCTACGACGCCTCGCTGCGCTACGGCGAGACGAAAACCCCCACCATCGTGCTGGCGGGGAGCGACTACGGGATGGGCTCCTCGCGCGACTGGGCGGCCAAGGGGACCTTTCTCCTGGGCGTCAAAGCGGTGATCGCCGAGTCGTTCGAGCGCATCCACCGCTCCAACTTGGTCGGGATGGGCGTGCTGCCGCTGCAGTACGTGGAGGGTCAGAGCGCCGAGACGCTCGGGCTCAGCGGCCACGAAGTCTTTACGATCCACGTCACCGACGCGGTCAAACCCAAAGAGCGGCTCACGGTGACGGCGCGGCGCGACGACGGCAGCGAGGTTCGCTTCGAGGTCGTGTGCCGCCTAGACACCCCCGTTGAGGTCGACTACTACCGCAACGGCGGCATCTTGCAGACGGTGCTGCGGGGAATATTGCAGCGCCAGAAGGCGGGGGCTCAGGCCTAA
- a CDS encoding nucleoside hydrolase, whose protein sequence is MHVSNANRVRVGRRLAAACLSLGMIASLAACAGAGPQTAPPLEVTATRTLSVVVSSSGDDAENRADGTITFISPDLELGLKRGQPQTVGLRFTGVQLPRGAKIRRAYVQFTADEAHSAPARVTIRAEATGSAKPFRAAHHNLAYRAKTRARVVWTPLPWTRAGEAGAAQRTPDLAAVLQEVVDRPDWRSGGSVALLFQGHSGLRVARAFDRHPNAAPRLVIELGGGSQSVAARGVPVIFDTDLGIDVDDAGALAVLHALADRGEARLLATIANVNDPYAAAALGAINTFYGRPDVPVGRNPRPQYAVATPYWRTFAPRFVKDLAERFPHNTAPNPEAAVAVYRRVLAAQPDSSVTLIAVGFLQNLADLLASSPDRYSGLSGEALVRRKVRQLVVMAGTHPGSSRDLYLRGGAGDDAGAGHEGAGNVAHPGRLHPGERLRGLRHRTHARSQHPAGKPRARRLHPVFRPGGRRPQLVGPVHGPLRRARHGAPGGRHLLRARRPRSAAPEPRRRQRLARPRQRPPPAALPRDRADRAAAPARGAAHRAAQRPLSTSRLPFRASAFFALSITAETYFLPDAPSCGASRSSWAKAPPKDT, encoded by the coding sequence ATGCACGTCAGCAACGCCAACCGGGTCCGGGTCGGTCGCCGCCTCGCCGCGGCTTGTCTCAGCTTGGGGATGATCGCGAGCCTCGCGGCGTGCGCCGGTGCGGGGCCGCAAACCGCGCCGCCCTTGGAGGTCACCGCCACGCGCACCCTGAGCGTCGTGGTCAGCTCGAGCGGCGACGACGCCGAGAACCGCGCGGACGGCACCATCACCTTCATCAGCCCCGACCTCGAGCTCGGCCTCAAACGGGGGCAACCGCAGACCGTCGGGTTGCGCTTTACCGGGGTGCAGCTGCCGCGAGGGGCGAAGATTCGCCGCGCCTACGTGCAGTTCACCGCCGACGAGGCGCATAGCGCCCCCGCGCGCGTGACCATCCGGGCGGAGGCGACGGGCAGCGCCAAACCCTTTCGGGCGGCCCACCACAACCTCGCCTACCGCGCCAAGACCCGCGCTCGAGTCGTCTGGACCCCGCTGCCGTGGACGCGCGCGGGCGAGGCGGGCGCGGCGCAGCGCACCCCCGACCTCGCCGCCGTGCTGCAAGAGGTTGTCGACCGCCCCGACTGGCGGAGCGGGGGGAGCGTCGCGCTGCTCTTTCAGGGGCACAGCGGCCTGCGCGTCGCGCGGGCCTTCGACCGCCACCCGAACGCCGCCCCGCGCCTCGTCATCGAGCTTGGGGGTGGCAGCCAGAGCGTCGCGGCGCGCGGGGTGCCGGTGATTTTCGACACCGACCTCGGCATCGACGTCGACGACGCGGGCGCCCTGGCGGTGCTGCACGCGCTCGCCGACCGCGGTGAAGCGCGCCTCCTGGCGACCATCGCCAACGTCAACGACCCCTACGCGGCCGCTGCACTGGGCGCCATCAACACCTTTTACGGGCGCCCAGACGTCCCCGTCGGCCGCAACCCCAGGCCGCAGTACGCGGTCGCCACCCCCTACTGGCGCACCTTTGCCCCGCGGTTTGTCAAGGATCTCGCCGAGCGCTTTCCGCACAACACCGCGCCCAACCCCGAGGCGGCGGTCGCGGTCTACCGGCGGGTGTTGGCCGCGCAACCCGACAGCAGCGTGACGCTCATCGCGGTGGGGTTTTTGCAAAACCTCGCCGACCTGCTCGCCTCGAGCCCCGACCGCTACAGCGGCCTGAGCGGCGAGGCGCTCGTGCGGCGCAAGGTCAGACAGCTCGTGGTGATGGCCGGCACGCACCCCGGTAGCAGCCGCGACCTCTACTTACGGGGGGGGGCGGGAGATGACGCCGGAGCCGGCCATGAGGGTGCTGGAAACGTGGCCCACCCCGGTCGTCTTCACCCCGGGGAGCGTCTGCGGGGGCTTCGTCACCGGACACACGCTCGCTCGCAGCACCCCGCCGGAAAACCCCGTGCGCGCCGCCTACACCCTGTTTTTCGGCCGGGAGGGCGTCGGCCGCAACTCGTGGGACCTGTGCACGGTCCTCTACGCCGTGCGCGGCACGGTGCACCCGGAGGGCGGCACCTACTTCGGGCTCGCCGACCACGAAGCGCTGCACCTGAGCCCCGACGGCGTCAGCGCCTGGCGCGCCCCCGGCAACGGCCGCCACCGGCGGCTCTACCGCGTGATCGCGCAGACCGAGCTGCAGCGCCAGCTCGAGGCGCTGCTCACCGCGCCGCCCAGAGGCCGCTAAGTACCTCCCGGCTGCCCTTTCGAGCTTCAGCGTTCTTCGCTCTCTCCATTACCGCCGAGACGTACTTTCTTCCTGACGCGCCCTCGTGCGGCGCAAGCCGCTCGAGTTGGGCTAAAGCGCCACCAAAAGATACCTAG
- a CDS encoding amidohydrolase family protein, which translates to MRILSAEVVYTGLGTPIRGGAVVLQGERVAAILSREDARRFYPEAPVTDVGFAISPPPVNAHTHLDLSSLPPFRGPYEDFVRHVIRHKRARGVAAADAGLAELQRAAPLAFGDIVADEAAMRKLLQTPGLRGVAYWEVFAPDPAEAEAAFSETVARLRAFRRLERPDGLKLGLSPHTPHTVSAPLLQRLTRLAIAERLPLQIHVAESPAEAALHRDGSGPLFELMRPFLGDWRPSGLSPVQYLARLGVLEARPTLVHMVHVGEEDVRTVAKAGCTVVHCPRSNEALRCGRLPWELLAKHSVEVAFGTDSKGSAPDLDVTREVAAARALHGAKASPIALVRAAVKGGSRALGLTPPRFGRGSPARALYVWQTPSAEPRV; encoded by the coding sequence GTGCGCATCCTGAGCGCAGAGGTCGTCTATACAGGTCTCGGCACGCCGATACGAGGGGGCGCCGTCGTGCTCCAAGGGGAGCGCGTCGCGGCGATTTTGTCCCGCGAGGACGCGCGCCGCTTCTACCCCGAGGCCCCCGTGACGGACGTCGGCTTCGCGATCTCGCCGCCGCCGGTCAACGCCCACACCCACCTCGACCTCTCGAGCCTGCCCCCCTTCCGCGGCCCCTACGAGGACTTTGTCCGGCACGTCATCCGGCACAAACGCGCGCGCGGCGTCGCCGCGGCAGACGCCGGGCTCGCCGAGCTGCAGCGCGCCGCCCCGCTCGCGTTTGGCGATATCGTCGCCGATGAGGCGGCGATGCGCAAGCTGCTCCAAACCCCCGGTCTACGCGGCGTCGCCTACTGGGAGGTCTTCGCGCCCGACCCGGCAGAGGCTGAGGCGGCGTTCTCGGAGACGGTCGCGCGGCTACGCGCGTTTAGGCGCCTCGAGCGCCCTGACGGCCTCAAACTCGGCCTCTCGCCGCACACCCCGCACACCGTCAGCGCCCCCTTGCTGCAACGGCTCACCCGGCTGGCCATCGCCGAGCGCTTGCCCCTGCAAATCCACGTCGCCGAGAGCCCCGCCGAGGCGGCGCTGCACCGTGACGGCAGCGGCCCGCTCTTCGAGCTGATGCGGCCCTTTTTGGGGGACTGGCGGCCGAGCGGCCTCAGCCCGGTGCAGTACCTCGCCCGCTTGGGGGTGTTAGAGGCCCGCCCGACGCTCGTGCACATGGTGCACGTGGGCGAGGAGGACGTTAGAACCGTCGCCAAAGCGGGCTGCACCGTGGTGCACTGCCCGCGCTCGAACGAGGCCCTTCGGTGCGGCCGCCTCCCCTGGGAGCTGCTCGCCAAGCACAGCGTCGAGGTCGCCTTCGGCACCGACTCCAAGGGGTCGGCACCCGACCTCGACGTGACCCGCGAGGTCGCGGCGGCGCGCGCGCTGCACGGTGCGAAAGCGAGCCCGATCGCTTTGGTGCGCGCGGCCGTCAAAGGGGGCTCGAGGGCGCTCGGGCTCACCCCGCCGCGCTTCGGCCGTGGCAGCCCGGCGCGCGCCCTCTACGTGTGGCAAACGCCGTCAGCAGAGCCGCGCGTGTAG
- a CDS encoding ArsR family transcriptional regulator, with protein sequence MEAGKSPRTPPERARVRWVSGREAAAALTDPRTLRQLEPFLARECSVSQAAKETHTKPNTMLARVRRFLALGLLEVAREVPRKGRPVRLYRTVADAFFVPYEATSAESLEAAMRERDAYWEELLRANVVRARLEDAPRNGGNWGTRIYRDARGRLQVQAAVTPDENYTLLGPERPAALSSWRDSVYLDFEDAKALQRELFFLLKRYQQKRGAQRYILRVAMAPILE encoded by the coding sequence ATGGAAGCCGGAAAATCACCTAGAACCCCCCCGGAGCGGGCGCGCGTGCGGTGGGTCTCGGGGCGCGAGGCGGCGGCGGCGCTCACCGACCCGCGCACGCTGCGGCAGCTCGAGCCCTTTTTGGCGCGCGAGTGCAGCGTGTCGCAAGCGGCCAAAGAGACCCACACAAAGCCCAACACCATGCTCGCACGCGTGCGGCGCTTTTTGGCGTTAGGGCTTTTGGAGGTCGCGCGCGAGGTGCCGCGCAAGGGGCGGCCGGTGAGGCTCTACCGCACGGTCGCCGACGCCTTTTTCGTCCCCTACGAAGCCACCAGCGCCGAATCGCTCGAGGCCGCCATGCGCGAGCGCGACGCCTACTGGGAGGAGCTGTTGCGCGCAAACGTGGTGCGCGCGCGGCTCGAGGACGCCCCGCGTAACGGCGGCAACTGGGGGACGCGTATCTACCGCGACGCGCGCGGCCGGTTGCAGGTGCAAGCGGCGGTGACGCCGGACGAGAACTATACCCTCTTGGGGCCGGAGCGCCCTGCGGCCCTCTCGTCGTGGCGCGACTCGGTCTACCTCGACTTCGAGGACGCCAAGGCGCTGCAGCGCGAGCTGTTCTTTCTCCTCAAGCGCTACCAGCAAAAGCGCGGGGCGCAGCGCTACATCCTGCGCGTGGCGATGGCGCCCATTTTGGAGTGA
- the mqnC gene encoding cyclic dehypoxanthinyl futalosine synthase, with amino-acid sequence MNLLAKAASGARLSADEATALYHLPLFELAAAAHAVRSQRTDPEVVSYLIDRNINYSNVCTVGCAFCGFYRTRRQADAYVLSYEEVSAKVLELEAVGGTRILMQGGVHPTLPFSWYTGLLEHLKQRHPRIRLEAFSPEEIRGMAKLTGMPSLEVLKALQAAGLDGLPGGGGEMLVDEVRHARHISPARISAGDWIRIMDEAQSLGLYTTATMVIGFGETHAQRVASMQRVRDQQDKALASYGNGFSAFISWTLQTEGVRVHGKVPGAGAHEYLQNLAVSRLFLDNIPNFQASWPTMGHKVAQTALFFGANDYGSTMLEENVVSQAGAKHRRVNEREIIRQITEAGFRPVQRDSLYNVVRVPDAAAILAQKPEVDFGALEAAF; translated from the coding sequence ATGAACCTCCTCGCCAAAGCCGCTTCCGGGGCGCGCCTCAGCGCGGACGAGGCGACGGCGCTCTACCACCTGCCGCTCTTTGAGCTCGCCGCCGCCGCGCACGCGGTGCGCTCACAGCGCACCGACCCCGAGGTGGTGAGCTACCTCATCGACCGCAACATCAACTACTCGAACGTCTGCACGGTGGGCTGCGCCTTCTGCGGCTTTTACCGCACGCGGCGCCAAGCGGACGCCTACGTGCTCTCGTACGAGGAGGTGAGCGCCAAGGTGCTCGAGCTCGAGGCCGTCGGCGGGACCCGCATCCTCATGCAGGGGGGGGTGCACCCGACCTTGCCCTTTTCGTGGTACACGGGGCTTTTAGAGCACCTCAAACAACGTCACCCGAGGATCCGGCTCGAGGCCTTTTCCCCCGAGGAGATTAGGGGGATGGCCAAACTCACGGGGATGCCGAGCCTGGAGGTCCTCAAAGCGCTCCAGGCAGCCGGCCTTGACGGGCTGCCGGGCGGGGGCGGCGAGATGCTCGTCGACGAGGTGCGCCACGCGCGCCACATCTCGCCCGCGCGCATCTCCGCGGGTGACTGGATCCGCATCATGGACGAAGCGCAGTCGCTCGGGCTCTACACCACCGCGACGATGGTCATCGGTTTCGGCGAGACGCACGCCCAGCGCGTAGCGAGCATGCAGCGCGTCCGCGACCAGCAGGACAAGGCGCTCGCAAGCTACGGCAACGGCTTTTCGGCCTTTATCTCCTGGACGCTGCAGACCGAAGGGGTGCGCGTTCACGGCAAGGTGCCGGGGGCGGGCGCGCACGAATACCTGCAGAACCTGGCCGTCTCGCGGCTGTTTTTGGACAACATCCCCAACTTCCAGGCCTCCTGGCCGACGATGGGCCACAAGGTCGCGCAGACGGCGCTCTTTTTCGGCGCCAACGACTACGGCTCGACCATGTTGGAGGAGAACGTGGTCTCGCAGGCGGGCGCCAAGCACAGGCGGGTGAACGAGCGCGAGATCATCCGGCAGATCACCGAGGCGGGCTTTCGGCCGGTGCAGCGCGACTCGCTCTACAACGTCGTCCGCGTCCCCGACGCGGCGGCCATCTTGGCGCAAAAGCCCGAGGTGGACTTCGGGGCGCTCGAGGCGGCCTTCTAA
- the trxA gene encoding thioredoxin, producing MAETVEFTDSNFRDETQTGLVLVDFWAPWCGPCRMVGPVIEELASDYAGKVKVGKLNVDDNQQTAMQFRVMSIPTVILFKDGEPVETMIGAQPKSAYQARLEKHVTSLVS from the coding sequence ATGGCTGAAACCGTTGAATTTACCGACAGCAACTTTCGCGACGAAACCCAAACGGGCCTCGTGCTCGTCGACTTTTGGGCGCCCTGGTGCGGCCCCTGCCGCATGGTCGGCCCCGTGATCGAGGAGCTCGCGAGCGACTACGCGGGCAAGGTCAAGGTCGGCAAACTCAACGTCGACGACAACCAGCAGACCGCCATGCAGTTTCGCGTGATGAGCATCCCCACGGTGATCCTCTTTAAAGACGGCGAACCCGTCGAGACGATGATCGGCGCGCAACCCAAGAGCGCCTATCAGGCGCGGCTCGAAAAGCACGTCACGAGCCTCGTCAGCTAA
- a CDS encoding SDR family oxidoreductase, translating into MTGNEASSEPREVFSRDLLRDKVVLITGGGTGLGRAMGERFLALGASLVITGRREGVLREAAEAMAAATGGAVLPVSGDVRDPERVAATLDAAYERFGRVDALVNNAAGNFISPTERLSHRAVDAVLGIVLHGTFYYTLELGKRWIGAGRGGVVLNIATTYATSGSGYVVPSAAAKAGVVAMTKSLAAEWGKYGIRLNAIAPGPFPTEGAWSRLMPTPQIQALFEKRVPLRRVGEHLELANLAAYLLSDAAAFITGDLIAIDGGESAWNGGEFNILDELTPEQWDALAAARSRS; encoded by the coding sequence ATGACAGGTAACGAAGCGAGCAGCGAGCCGCGCGAGGTGTTTAGCCGCGACCTCTTGCGGGACAAGGTCGTGCTGATCACGGGGGGCGGTACGGGTTTGGGCCGCGCCATGGGGGAGCGCTTTTTGGCGCTGGGGGCGTCGCTGGTCATCACGGGGCGGCGCGAAGGGGTGCTGCGCGAGGCGGCCGAGGCGATGGCGGCGGCGACCGGCGGCGCTGTCCTCCCCGTGAGCGGCGACGTGCGCGACCCCGAGCGGGTCGCCGCGACGCTCGACGCCGCTTACGAGCGCTTCGGTCGCGTCGACGCGCTCGTGAATAACGCCGCCGGCAACTTTATCTCCCCGACCGAGCGCCTTTCGCACCGCGCCGTGGACGCCGTGCTCGGTATCGTGCTGCACGGGACCTTTTACTACACGCTCGAGCTCGGCAAACGCTGGATCGGCGCCGGGCGCGGCGGGGTGGTGCTCAACATCGCCACCACCTACGCGACCTCCGGCTCGGGGTACGTGGTGCCGTCGGCGGCGGCCAAGGCGGGGGTGGTCGCGATGACCAAGTCGCTCGCCGCCGAGTGGGGCAAGTACGGCATCCGGCTCAACGCCATTGCGCCGGGCCCCTTTCCCACCGAAGGGGCCTGGAGCCGCCTCATGCCCACCCCCCAGATCCAGGCGCTCTTTGAAAAGCGCGTCCCGCTGCGGCGCGTCGGTGAGCACCTCGAGCTCGCCAACCTAGCCGCCTATCTGCTCTCGGACGCCGCGGCCTTTATCACGGGCGACCTCATCGCCATCGACGGCGGCGAGAGCGCGTGGAATGGCGGCGAGTTCAACATCCTAGATGAGCTCACGCCGGAGCAGTGGGACGCTCTGGCGGCGGCGCGCAGCCGAAGCTAG